The sequence GGGATATATTATCAACTGCAGGACAATTCATTGCAAGCCGTATGGACGAATGATGAGAGCGAAAGGAAGTTAATAAGGTACCTGGACAATATAACGAGTATCACTGTTTTAGTTACGGTTTATTGGGGTTAAGTTTGTGCAGTTTCTGATGGTCTTAATCGTTTGCAGGGTTGAAGTTTCCAATGATAAGATATCAATATTTGATACAGGCCCGGGCATGGAATCTATAGAGAAATGGTAAGATGTTTATTTTGATTATTGATtcattttgttttgttttgttactTACATTCGTTTCATTATTGTGCTATTATATGCTTATTTTGCTTTGTAGGGGTAAAATGGGCGCTTCTCTTCATCGAGCATTGAAAACACATGCCATAGGTGGAAAGCCTCCGTATTTAAAGGTAAATACTATGAAAACTGCACAACGAATGCAAGAATTGTCATCTTTAGTTTAACTTTATTCTTATGACTGATTATGAACATTTTGGTGTCATGATACTCAGCCTGCTTTTGGCATGTTTGGATATGGGGGCTTTGTTGCCTCTATGCATCTAGGAAGGTATGTCATTTAAATGATTAATTTACTACTGTAATTAGCAGGTTACTATTCAAGAAATTCGTCtgattaaattattattttcatttgtatGCAATCTTATTGTAGGGAAACAGAGGTAACATCTAAGACGATGAAATGTAAAAAGGTTTATATGTTACGCTTTAAGAGAGCTGCTCTGGTCAATGGTTCTGATTCAAAAAAGAACTGGACGGTAATAATGTCATTTTGCTTATTGTTTTATGTTTTTTCCCTGTTTGTTATTAATTTGTAAGTCTGATTTAGCTCCTATTTTGTATACTTTCTTGTATTGTAGACTTATGGTGGACTTCGAAACCCTACAGAGGAGGAACTTGAACTATCTCCTGCTGGAAGTTTTACCAGGGTAACTACAATTATTTTTTTACAGGGTTGGATATAATCTCacataataattttatataaataaaatatttgAACAGGTTGAAATTTTTGAACCGAAGATGAGAAGAATTGACATAAGGCGTCTTCAATGCAAATTGAAAGATATTTACTTTCCCTACATCCAGGTCTGCTCATTTTTACATAATACAGGGATGATTTAATAACAATTCAGTGATTATAATAGaaaccattttattattttcagTCATATGATTATCGCATTTCAATATCAGAAGTTCAGAACTAGTTCATTGAATgctaaataacataataataagatCAAATCTTGTAACTTGTGTTGTTCTTTTTACAGTGTGATGATCTGTCCAAAAAAGGACGGACAACAAGGCCAATTGAATTTCAGGTTTTCATTTGCTTTAAACTCCATTTTCTAGTAAAACCTTGTTGCGTGTACTTTAGTTATTAGCACACTTCATTCATTTCTAATACTGTTCTTGAGTTTCTTAGTAGGGTAATAATGTAACATTTACATGTATAATGAGCGTATTCAGATCAATGGTGAGGATCTGGCGGAAATCTCGGGCGGGGAGGTAGCATATACGAATCTAAACTcttgtaacggtccagaattcgtattaCAGCTTCGTTTTCAGTTAAATCATGAAAAAGCTTCTACAACAAATAGTCCAGGTTTGCTTCTATTTTATATTACTAAGTTTAATAACACACTTTGGTATGAATGTCTAAAAACTTAAAATTTATATTTGTTCAGGAGCAAGAGATGAGGCGAATGCACGTCTTAGGTGTGTGTATCTTCCTGTGAAGGAGGTATTGTCTGGATATTACATGTGACATAATTGTTTGCTTAATTATGGATGCTTGTTACTATTTTATTCTCTGCCACTTTGTATAACAGGGTAAAGAGAGCATTGCCACTCTTCTCGAATCATTAAAAGAAGATGGGTATGATTGCAAAGAAGAATTTGAAAGCTTTACTCACGTTTCTTGTAGACGGTTAGGCCGCCTGCTGCCAGATGCTCGTTGGGTGAGTTGACTCAAAAAACACGCTTATATGAAATTTTGACATCTATATCTGTTGCATTCTAGAATATTATAAGCTTTAAATAATGTCTTTGTTTTGGTTTTCAGTATCTTGATACCACATAACATTATGTAACTTGCATACGGTTGTTTGAATCAGACATGGCTTCCATTCATGGATCTCAGGCACAAAAAGGGGGACAAAGCGCAAGTTTTAAAGAGAAGCTGCATGAGAGTTAAATGCTTTATTGGTATATACAATACTTCTTTATTTGGCTTTAAAATTTCCATATTTACTACATTAGTAATATGTTTGATCACTTTTCTTTGTAATTATAGAGACTGATGCTGGTTTCAGCCCAACACCCTCTAAGGTACATGtctttgacttttttgttgactttccaCCTATTCTCTTGATGACAATTCATGTCTGCTTCTTTCTTTAGACTGATTTCGCACATCAAAGTCCGTTTACATCTGCTTTGAAGAACTTGGGCAGCAAACAGCATTCGGAGAAAGGTTATTCTTTTTTTTATGCACATAAATATTATGTTTACAGTAACTGAAAAAACTTATAAATTCAACAACAGGTGTGGAGATTGATATAAGAAAAGATGGCAGACCATTGACTCTCACACAATTGGATAAACAGTACCAACAATGGCTTGTGGAAATGCATGAAAAGTATGATGAAGACATCGATTGTGGAGCTGATGAACCTGTTTTTATATTAAACCCTTCAAACAAGAGGAAGCTTCATGTATCCAATGATGGTTAGAATTCAATATTTAATTCTTAAGTTAGTTAGAGTTCAAACTTTGATCCAGGTTTAATTTTGCTTTGCAGTTGTAAGGGTTCACAAAGTTTTAAGGCGAAAAGATAAAGCTTGGAAATCAGGGATGAAAATAAAGATTCTAAAGGGAGCATGTGCAGGGTTTCACAATAATAATGTGTACGCTACATTGGAATACTTCCTCCTTGAAGGTTTTCAAGGAGATACAGGCGGTAAGTTATTTTATCTTTGGATAGACACTTAAAGTAAATTTTCAAGatctattttgatacttaaagtatACCCTGTTACAGATTGCTAAACTGTTCATGAACCATTATGCTACCATAAAATGTTATACTTACTAGGTCACTATAGGCTACATTTTATGGATTTCAGTATTTGTAGCTATAAGTGGACTATCTTTCTATTGACTTTACATTTGTTTGTCTTAAACAGGGGATGCATGGATAATTTGCAGGTGCACCATTTAATTGTGTATCATATTTGTTCTTGATTTTAgtatattatttagttaatttaattattatactCTTATTGTCTGTAAGGACTATCGATATACCTGAAGAAGATGGCTGTCTCCTTCAGTCTATTAATGAAATTCCAAAAATTGATTTGCGAAAATCAGTTTCTATACCAATAAATGTCATTGATTCTGAAAAGGTTAGTAATTTGTAATTAATAACCAACAGTAATAAATAAACACGTAGTACTTGCTAAATAAAAACTTGTCGTATAGTGTGTAGCGGTTGATGACTCAGAATGGAGTAAGCACATCAAAAAACAACAACAGAAATTCCCTTCCTTAATCGAAATATTGGATTCAAAACAATGTCGCGAGTTGGGAATCAAAGCGGTTAGTTCATCCACTGAAATATTCATTTCTGATATTTTGTACCTAATTCTATTTTTCATTTAGTACTTTAATATGATATATGATTCACTAAACTTTTTGTTTCAGTCGTTACCTCATGATGCTGAAGTTTACGCCGGGGACTATTCACCCTGTGAAATTGTTGCTGTCGTTCGCCCTGGTAACTATAAACCAGGGACTGCTTCCAAACGATTGGATCAAAAATTTGTGATGAAAGATGAGTTTGAGATGACACTAACAATCACATTTTTTGGAACTAAAAAATCTAACGATGGCATTAATATATATTCTGGACGTGTAAAACCTTCTTCAAAAGGAGACTTTCAAGGTTTATACGTTTTTCAACCAAAATGGAAGGCACATCCGCTTTTTCATAAAGCTGGAAACTATACATTCACATTTTTCATCGTGAgtaaagttgaaatatttattattatagagTTTGTTTCTAATTAGCGTTTATTAACTTTCTGCAAATGTCATCAGAGAGATTCAAGTTGTGAGAAATGTGTAGTGAAGGTTGAAGTTAAACCACTTGATGTTCAGAGATGGGGACTTTCGAAAACGGTTTCTAATCTCAATTTAACGTAAGCTACCTGATATTAATTACAGATAGACTTTTTATGTTTCATTCCTtaaagtaattaactaattacTACATCTGATTGTTGTTTAGGGTTGGCTGTTCTTGTGATTCCATTTCTGTATCAatgtttgataaatttgaaaatcaacttCCATTTTTGAAAGTTCCCGAGTTGCTGATCGAAATCAAATACTCAAACGAGACAAAGTTTCAAGTGAACACATGTAACCCTGCTAAATCTTTGGATAAGTGGGCTCTAATAATTCAGGTATGGTTACCTGCACTTAGTTACATGTCTTTAATGAATGATTATCTCTAAAATTAATGCATTGTGGTAAATGCTCTAGGGTTTGCTTATTGAGAGCTCTAGTTTGGACAACATTCGACCAACATATGATGCCACTATGATGTTATGTCAGCCTGATGGAACACACTTGTTAGATTTCCCAATTAAAGGTATTATTTTTGCCATTTTTTAAAGTAGAAAATCATAAAGCTGTGGGAGTTTCTAATTAGTAATTATATGAGTCTATATTCTGTTAACTTAGTTTGTTCTTTTCTTTATTTCCCTAGTGTTTCCTGGACCCGTAAAAAGTTTTAGAGTGCAAGAAAACTTTGAGAAGCAATTGATTCCGGGGCAAGTAATTAAAGAGTTTACTTTGGAGGTAAATGCACCAACTTGTTATCATACTACATTTTCTGTAGTGTTTTTTCCCCTTCCTTTCGAGTTTTTAAGAAAGCTATATGATATTTAAACCAGTTTCAAATGTTTGAGTATTGTTTTACAGTTGCTAGATGCATATGGAAATCATGTACAAGAAGATGAAAAGGTGGAGTTAAGTCTGAATGGATTTGATTGGTTGGGCGGATCAATTTCCAGTAAGGTGTGTGTTCTTTGCAATTTGTTATATCTTTTTACTTAATACTAGTTGAGCTTAACATTATTATATACTCTGTATTATGTTACCAGGTGGATACTTTTGGGTACATTCATCTTGGTGGCCTAATAAGAGTTACTGCAGGCTATGGAAGAAATGGTATGATGCATAAATTTGATCACAATTTACTATTTTAAGTTGTCAGTTCAGTTCTTTTTACAAAATTGAACTTTCACACAGTATCATTGTCAATATGCTCAAATGGAGAACGTATAAGCAAGGAATGGCAGATTGAAAGAAGGTTTCTGAGAAGTGTATCAACGGTCTGAGATCTTTTAACTTGGGTCCTtgtaaatatatacacatattgCTTCCAACTCTAATTTATACTAGCCATTTCCAATAACTGCAGATACCTGAAAGCTGTTTTGTGGGTTCACAACTTGAAAACATGAAGTTTGAAGTTGTAAATATGGAGGGCGAGGTGGATGTTAACTTTCATGATGAGGATACGATTGGTCAATCTCATACACTTGTAATTAAATCAGAGTTTATGGATATCGACGAATCTGTAAAGTACGCTTTTCGTCAAGGACGTTGTGCAGTTCGTGCGATTCCTGTTCCTTTTGAGGAAGGGGAGTATAGTTTTGTTGTTGCTCATTCTCACTATCCAGAGCTTCAATTGACTGTTAAGGTTAAAATCTCTTTCTCAAAAGATGCAGGGGGTAATGGGTCAAGATGgtaaatgggtcaggttgggtcggtttagaGTATATTAATAGTATTTAGATACTTTAGGAACATACAATTTAAACATAAAGTATTATAGTCCAAAAAAAGTTGTACCTTTCTATCTAAAACCTAAGATTAACATTGTGTGGTGTTTTTGATCATTTATCATATACCTCGCAAACGGGTCAGGTTAGGTCCgtttgggtaatgggtcaaaatggttttAGGTTGAATTGGTCATGGATCAGACGGGTCAGATTTATAAACGGGtccaaatgggtcaggttgggtaaAGGGTTAAAACGGGCCATGAGTCAAGTGGGTCAGATTTAGGAATAGATACTCGTTGGACTCGTTCCTTTATATCTGTGTAGGACCCAATAGGTTGGAGGGAAACCTATTGGACCTTGGTTTACACTGCCCGGCTATTTTTCAAAATATATGATTCGGATGATTCTGTATCACATGATACATTATAATCCAAACACCACCTGATATATGCAACTGATGAGACACTGTTTCCTTCTTCTTACACGTAGGTTCTCGTTGAGCAACCTCAAGATATGGAGCCTCTAAATATCGTAAACCTATCTACCAACGAAGATATTTTCCCTCTTAGAATCACAGATAATACACCGATTGACTACAGGAGTGCGCAACACTATACTCCAGAGATAAATACTTCACCCCTACTGAATACATGTTATTCGAATGTAGTAGAAACTGAATCTTGCACGCAATTTCAAAAGGTATATTGACATCTTTCAGATAAATCAATATGAAATATCCATTCACATTAACTGACCATCTATCCTTCCATTTCAGGACCTTGAGAACGAGATTGTTGAATTTGCTTTCAGTATAAGGAAACATGAAGAGAATATAGAGCTACTCAATTGTCAGCTAAGAGAAATTGAGTCCCAGCTGTCACAATTGGAGGGTAACGATTGTTATTATGTTATTAAGGATTTGAAATGAGATGATTAGAGTTTTTGTCTAATATTGATTCCATTATCCAGTTTGCAGGGACCAAACTCGTAGTATTCACACATATGGTTCACCAACGAAAAATGAAATTGAAGCTCGGATTGAATCGAAGACTGACACTGCTGCTGCTTTTGTCTTGAAACTATTGAAACAATTGTCAAGTGAGTTTCGACGTGGCGTTATGGGAAATATTATTGGTGTCGTTGCACTTCTTGGAACAACTCCTACTTTCGAGCTTAGcaggttaatatattatatatccaATTCTTTTTAAAAttctatattttttataaaatgcaCACCCAAATATAAACATGATatattaatcatttttataataCCATTTCCATTTCTATCAGAATATTTGCAGAGTATCTTGGTGATCAGATACTTGGAGTGGTATGCAAATCGTATCAGGATGTGAGTTTACTTGAGACCTATGAAGCCAATGGACAGTTAAATCGTACACATGCACTTCACATGTTAGCAAGAGAACTCGGTCAATCTATCAACGGTCGTTATCTTGTTTTATGCATTGAAGATATAAGGTACAGTACTTAAATATCAATCTTACTTAAAAAAACATTTTTTAATGTATTGACTGCATTAAAGatgtatacattttatataattaaatatatatgttagggCATGTACGGTAGATAAAGATCTTCAAGGAAAGCTTCTTTTGCCAGATCCCACCTTTCCTGATGGATCCACTCCACAAGGTTTTGTGGGTTATGCAGTAAACTTGATAGATATAGATGTTGATCACTTGAACACTAAAACTGATGCTGGTTGTGGTCTTCGCGAGACTTTGTTTTATCGTCTTTTTGGGGAAACACAAGTTTATAAAACCAGGGAACACATGAAAAATGCTATTCCTTGCATAAAAGATGGTGCAGTTTCTTTAGATGGTGGAATTCTAAGAGGCAATGGTGTCACTTCTATTGGATGCTTGTAAGTGCTTTACCCCTAGTACGCCTGTACCTAGCAAACGGGTCGTTGGTTTGGTTtaggtaacgggtcaaaatggttttgggttgaaatgggtaatGAGTCAAACGGGTCAGATTTTAAACGGGGCCAAATGGGTAACGGGTCATGGGTCAAATGGTTCAAAAAATTATTGTTGTtatattttgtttatatttattacatatataataaatattaattaatatacatGATAAATGATATGAAGATGAATGCTTTCATAAATGTTTGACACATGAAACATATCATGATCTTTATGCTCGACCcgtttgacccattcacaagaccCATTAGACCGATCTATTTATTGAGCTTTAGCAATTGATATCATTGGACATgtttttttataatttgtatacGACCCAATAGGTTGGAGGGAAACCCATTAGACCTTTTAAGGTTTGGGGTTTACACTTTACATTGGCTTTTTTCTTAAGTCTCAGTTGACCCAAAAGTTTGACCCAATTGACCCGAATTTGAGAGTATGGGTCTCCGTTGCCAGGTATACCCATGTTTGATATAATTTTGTTTCATCTGCTAAATATTATCCTTATTTGAATTATTATCATTAGGGAACCGGATATCATCTTTCCTGTAGTTCCTGCAAGAAATCGTGTGCCATCTCAGCGTGACATGGCAGTTATGAGGCGTCACAAAGAACTGATGCTGAAACGGAAAGAAACGATGGATGAACTGATTGAAAAGAAGAAATCTCTTGAGAGTGAACAAAAAAAGTTAGCGAAAAAACGAGATAAATTTGTGAAGTACTTCGCAAGGAACCAATCCGTTGCTGCCAGCTCTCAAGTCTCTCCTATGATCTGTTTGGAGGCGAAACCCTTTGCTACCCAAGGTTCATATGTTCAAACTCAAAGGTTGTGAAACACATTCAAGAAACATCCTAAAACTTGAATTAATGTGGGTTATTTTTGCATATATAAGTGGCTTATTATGGATCTTGTTTTGACGTTTATCTTATCTGGATGATAAGTAAATATTTTGGgtgtgttttatatatatattagatattagaTTAATTAATGCACTTGTTGATCCTTTCTCTGTATTTTTGTATGATCCTTGGAGCCATTGTGTCATATTCACTTAAGGAATACGGTAAATCTTTATTTATAACTCAAATTATTCTTAAATAATCATTTatgttttttaaaattatataaataaagttGTTAATAAGAAATATAAGAGTAGAGATACGTTTAAATATATAGAcgagtttaaaaaaataataattaatttttgtATATAAATGACCTGAGTAAAAATATTCACACACATCCATTATGTTCAAAAGAAAATgaagttttataataataatcctaaGAATATACAGTATTTTTAAGAATTTTTATTATCTAGTGTGTCTCATAATGTAAACcttcttatcacacttaaattTAAATTTGAAATCCTAACAAACGATCAAACATGGAACCCTTTTTATTCTATACCACAATTACCCTTTATACATTTTATTTaacaatttaaatttaataaattattatTCACGGTTGCCTAGCATTCCAATTTGATCGATTAAATATTTGCTTACCTAAATGGAGAGAGGAGAAGCATTACAATCCCGACTACCATTAATCTCTTCTTTAACGTATCCCGATCAGTTACAAAGTCCTTTCTAATACGGAGTACAAAAGTTCCTGCacgatattttatattattttaataaataataatactcctatTATATGAACTTTGTGCCGCTTTGCGAAGTTAAATCAAACTGATCAACTAGCAACCGTCTGCTATAAAGATGGGCCCACTTCAAAATGGGTAATTTTAGCAAGGTTATACCAAATACTCCTAATTTTAATGGCTTTGAATTTAGTCAATTCTCAATTAAAATTCCCTCCATATTTTCCCTCTAGATTTTTATTAATGTAACTAAAATGAAAGTCATTATTGTTTGCTAAACAACTCATCTTCTGTacgtgtgtgatgacccgaaaatttttgacttatttaaaccaattctctatacgatttattattttaacacgttaaacaaagtctgttagattgagtctcaaaattttagaactgtttcatatatacaattacctttgactactctcgacgattcatgaacaattatatgtatgtatatatatgtacaagtaaaaacgactttcctacagtaaaaccctatttgctacagtaaaaattactttgctacagtaaaacacaatttgctacagtaaaacactatttgctacagtgatttactatagtaaaacactattcgctacagtaaatactatttgctacagtacacactatttgctacagtacacactatttgatgtcgacgaactagcaaacaaaaacagaaaaggcggccatgcgatcgcatggc comes from Rutidosis leptorrhynchoides isolate AG116_Rl617_1_P2 chromosome 4, CSIRO_AGI_Rlap_v1, whole genome shotgun sequence and encodes:
- the LOC139839881 gene encoding structural maintenance of chromosomes flexible hinge domain-containing protein GMI1; its protein translation is MESKRQFLTPRKRENDSSDVGSSKKMTPVSGSRSGSQSGSRRIYMLKILLPNGLTVMIKLLEGTELVTVKELANRVKTLLEKKISNPKKSINWDADLYFLDDFDRVYRDSIKLSRLELNKPHNFRLHDGSEPETIYENMWDLTPDTELLMELPEEYTFETALADLIDNSLQAVWTNDESERKLIRVEVSNDKISIFDTGPGMESIEKWGKMGASLHRALKTHAIGGKPPYLKPAFGMFGYGGFVASMHLGRETEVTSKTMKCKKVYMLRFKRAALVNGSDSKKNWTTYGGLRNPTEEELELSPAGSFTRVEIFEPKMRRIDIRRLQCKLKDIYFPYIQCDDLSKKGRTTRPIEFQINGEDLAEISGGEVAYTNLNSCNGPEFVLQLRFQLNHEKASTTNSPGARDEANARLRCVYLPVKEGKESIATLLESLKEDGYDCKEEFESFTHVSCRRLGRLLPDARWTWLPFMDLRHKKGDKAQVLKRSCMRVKCFIETDAGFSPTPSKTDFAHQSPFTSALKNLGSKQHSEKGVEIDIRKDGRPLTLTQLDKQYQQWLVEMHEKYDEDIDCGADEPVFILNPSNKRKLHVSNDVVRVHKVLRRKDKAWKSGMKIKILKGACAGFHNNNVYATLEYFLLEGFQGDTGGDAWIICRTIDIPEEDGCLLQSINEIPKIDLRKSVSIPINVIDSEKCVAVDDSEWSKHIKKQQQKFPSLIEILDSKQCRELGIKASLPHDAEVYAGDYSPCEIVAVVRPGNYKPGTASKRLDQKFVMKDEFEMTLTITFFGTKKSNDGINIYSGRVKPSSKGDFQGLYVFQPKWKAHPLFHKAGNYTFTFFIRDSSCEKCVVKVEVKPLDVQRWGLSKTVSNLNLTVGCSCDSISVSMFDKFENQLPFLKVPELLIEIKYSNETKFQVNTCNPAKSLDKWALIIQGLLIESSSLDNIRPTYDATMMLCQPDGTHLLDFPIKVFPGPVKSFRVQENFEKQLIPGQVIKEFTLELLDAYGNHVQEDEKVELSLNGFDWLGGSISSKVDTFGYIHLGGLIRVTAGYGRNVSLSICSNGERISKEWQIERRFLRSVSTIPESCFVGSQLENMKFEVVNMEGEVDVNFHDEDTIGQSHTLVIKSEFMDIDESVKYAFRQGRCAVRAIPVPFEEGEYSFVVAHSHYPELQLTVKVLVEQPQDMEPLNIVNLSTNEDIFPLRITDNTPIDYRSAQHYTPEINTSPLLNTCYSNVVETESCTQFQKDLENEIVEFAFSIRKHEENIELLNCQLREIESQLSQLEVCRDQTRSIHTYGSPTKNEIEARIESKTDTAAAFVLKLLKQLSSEFRRGVMGNIIGVVALLGTTPTFELSRIFAEYLGDQILGVVCKSYQDVSLLETYEANGQLNRTHALHMLARELGQSINGRYLVLCIEDIRACTVDKDLQGKLLLPDPTFPDGSTPQGFVGYAVNLIDIDVDHLNTKTDAGCGLRETLFYRLFGETQVYKTREHMKNAIPCIKDGAVSLDGGILRGNGVTSIGCLEPDIIFPVVPARNRVPSQRDMAVMRRHKELMLKRKETMDELIEKKKSLESEQKKLAKKRDKFVKYFARNQSVAASSQVSPMICLEAKPFATQGSYVQTQRL